The following proteins are encoded in a genomic region of Streptomyces collinus Tu 365:
- a CDS encoding MBL fold metallo-hydrolase, whose amino-acid sequence MSAGTPFTDVDRPLRRPRELDVRWIHGSPSSKHNTDPDIQVYAYDEHTVILRQNMAIDYEAPFLFLLFGATQAVLIDTGATASAEFFPLRRVVDELVDGWLARHPRRDYHLLVLHTHAHADHIAGDRQFADRPRTTVVDAELTAAWRHFGFDKDPDAVARVDLGGRVLECLATPGHHEAAVTFYDPWTGFLLTGDTVYPGRLYVQDWSARTTYQPHEPPLQMTTGHLQDIRAALNEIGDRPRRLPYPLFVICPDD is encoded by the coding sequence ATGTCCGCAGGCACACCCTTCACGGATGTCGACCGCCCGCTTCGCCGGCCTCGCGAGTTGGACGTCCGTTGGATCCACGGCTCACCGTCGTCCAAGCACAACACCGACCCGGACATCCAGGTCTACGCGTACGACGAGCACACCGTCATCCTGCGGCAGAACATGGCGATCGACTACGAGGCACCGTTCCTGTTCCTGCTGTTCGGCGCCACGCAGGCGGTGCTGATCGACACCGGAGCCACCGCGTCCGCCGAGTTCTTCCCCCTGCGCCGGGTGGTTGACGAGCTCGTCGACGGCTGGCTCGCCCGCCACCCCCGACGGGACTACCACCTGCTGGTGCTGCACACCCACGCCCACGCCGATCACATCGCGGGCGACCGCCAGTTCGCCGACCGCCCTCGGACCACGGTGGTCGACGCGGAGCTCACGGCGGCCTGGAGGCACTTCGGATTCGATAAGGACCCCGACGCCGTGGCGCGAGTCGACCTGGGAGGCCGCGTGCTCGAGTGCCTGGCCACCCCCGGGCACCACGAGGCAGCGGTCACGTTCTACGACCCGTGGACCGGGTTCCTGCTCACCGGCGACACGGTCTACCCCGGCAGGCTCTACGTCCAGGACTGGTCCGCCCGCACCACCTACCAGCCCCACGAACCCCCGCTGCAGATGACCACCGGCCACCTGCAGGACATCCGCGCCGCGCTCAACGAGATCGGCGACCGACCCCGCCGACTCCCCTACCCCCTCTTCGTCATCTGCCCAGACGACTGA
- a CDS encoding glycosyltransferase family 2 protein, giving the protein MSLNPWIGLAISVLTLPLLFTLVDMVGSVRARNARADYAPPTPVEDFEVLVPIYGSVRYLENVDFLRTYGSRVLLCTTTTETDEFNRELDAIAQANGFRVFRGEVSRPSEGRSGKRQTGGTIRDRVVRDALEWVRAEWVVCLDADTTTVRPLSELVGALAVRKLDLASIRLVPMNTRRLLGRIQAHEYRLAMQLRRVVPWLVSGACHAARTEAHRQIMRRHSLFFQGNDVELGILANALGYRVGHVPFEVPTIVPDNFKPWWRQRLAWAGGEVRLYIVNFRFARRHPLVWAYGAATVLLAPLRWITAAELVNDLGCTMSTAVLGVVMLAYLLLAFYVHWNTRDSVIWLMPLYGAVSSLLISPLGILWYVKMARADRNAGIIRPRRPHRAQEPAQSGTQRL; this is encoded by the coding sequence GTGAGCCTGAACCCCTGGATAGGCCTGGCCATCTCGGTCCTGACCCTGCCGCTCCTCTTCACCCTGGTGGACATGGTCGGCAGTGTGCGGGCCAGAAACGCCCGCGCCGACTACGCACCGCCCACACCCGTGGAGGACTTCGAAGTCCTGGTCCCCATCTACGGCAGCGTGCGCTACCTGGAGAACGTGGACTTCCTGCGCACATACGGCAGCCGCGTCCTGCTGTGCACCACCACGACGGAGACGGACGAATTCAACCGGGAACTGGACGCCATCGCCCAGGCCAACGGCTTCCGCGTCTTCAGAGGCGAGGTCTCCCGCCCGAGCGAAGGCCGTTCCGGCAAAAGGCAGACCGGCGGCACGATCCGGGACCGCGTCGTCCGCGACGCACTCGAATGGGTCCGGGCCGAGTGGGTGGTGTGCCTGGATGCCGACACCACCACCGTCCGCCCCCTCAGCGAACTGGTGGGCGCACTCGCCGTCCGCAAACTCGACCTGGCCTCCATACGCCTGGTCCCGATGAACACCCGCCGGCTCCTCGGACGCATCCAGGCACACGAGTATCGCCTCGCCATGCAGTTGCGAAGGGTCGTCCCATGGCTGGTGTCCGGCGCCTGCCACGCTGCGCGCACCGAGGCGCACCGCCAGATCATGCGGCGCCACTCCCTGTTCTTCCAGGGCAACGACGTCGAACTCGGCATCCTGGCCAACGCCTTGGGTTACCGGGTCGGCCATGTGCCGTTCGAAGTGCCCACCATCGTTCCGGACAACTTCAAGCCGTGGTGGCGCCAGCGTCTGGCCTGGGCCGGCGGTGAAGTACGGCTCTACATCGTGAACTTCCGGTTCGCCCGCAGACACCCGCTGGTCTGGGCCTACGGCGCCGCGACGGTCCTTCTGGCCCCCCTGCGCTGGATCACCGCTGCCGAGCTGGTCAACGACCTTGGATGCACCATGTCCACCGCGGTCCTCGGTGTCGTGATGCTGGCCTACCTTCTGCTTGCCTTCTACGTGCACTGGAACACCAGGGATTCGGTCATCTGGCTCATGCCGCTCTACGGAGCGGTCTCCAGCCTGCTGATCTCACCGCTCGGAATCCTCTGGTACGTCAAGATGGCTCGTGCAGACCGGAACGCGGGAATCATCCGCCCACGGCGCCCGCACCGAGCACAGGAGCCGGCCCAGAGCGGGACCCAGCGCCTGTAA
- a CDS encoding polysaccharide biosynthesis protein, with the protein MTAVAPRNSAGTIQQLSSVNAGDLLGGRPDVVHSREARLLVGARRILVTGAGGSIGSELVRQLWQLSPASIHLVDHDESALHAIQLDLHGHGLLDDDTVVLGDIRQADAMRELMARVRPHIVFHAAAHKHLPLLQRYPAQGVLSNVIGTANVVRAAAEAGVDRFIFVSTDKAARPTSVLGLTKRLGEVIVQAYAGGSMRVGSVRFGNVIGSRGSFLHSLAWQVGNGRPVTLTSPDVTRFFMTIPQASSLVIEAATMATAGETYILDMGQPVRIADLVDRYVAAVQAPGVEITYTGLREGEKLHEELLDEKTEQRESTADPRIWCVRPRTAVRPDLLRRVEELGSLVGTVESELLVAAMSNLLPDAESEDASSLETRP; encoded by the coding sequence ATGACCGCGGTGGCGCCACGGAATTCCGCAGGAACGATTCAGCAGCTCTCGTCGGTGAACGCCGGCGACCTGCTCGGCGGAAGGCCGGACGTTGTACACAGCCGTGAGGCCAGGCTGCTCGTCGGTGCTCGACGAATCCTGGTGACCGGCGCGGGCGGATCGATCGGAAGCGAGCTCGTGCGCCAGCTGTGGCAGCTGTCCCCCGCAAGCATCCACTTGGTCGACCATGACGAGTCGGCCCTGCACGCAATCCAGTTGGACCTTCACGGTCATGGACTGCTGGACGACGACACGGTGGTTCTGGGTGACATACGCCAGGCGGATGCCATGCGGGAGCTCATGGCCCGGGTGCGACCCCACATCGTCTTCCACGCCGCCGCCCACAAGCACCTCCCGTTGCTGCAGCGTTATCCCGCGCAGGGTGTCCTCAGCAACGTGATCGGCACGGCCAACGTTGTCAGAGCCGCGGCGGAAGCGGGGGTCGACCGCTTCATCTTCGTCTCCACCGACAAGGCCGCCCGCCCCACCTCCGTCCTGGGCCTGACCAAGCGTCTGGGTGAGGTGATCGTGCAGGCGTACGCAGGCGGATCCATGCGGGTGGGCTCTGTCCGATTTGGTAACGTCATCGGCAGTCGCGGGTCTTTCCTGCACAGCCTGGCCTGGCAGGTCGGCAACGGAAGACCCGTCACTTTGACCAGCCCCGACGTCACGCGCTTCTTCATGACCATTCCGCAGGCCTCCAGCCTCGTCATCGAGGCCGCGACCATGGCCACCGCGGGCGAGACCTACATCCTCGACATGGGGCAGCCGGTGCGAATCGCCGACCTCGTCGACCGTTACGTCGCTGCCGTGCAGGCCCCCGGTGTGGAGATCACGTACACCGGTCTGCGGGAAGGCGAGAAGCTGCACGAGGAACTGCTGGACGAGAAGACCGAACAGCGCGAATCGACCGCCGACCCCCGTATCTGGTGCGTCCGCCCGCGCACGGCGGTGCGCCCCGATCTGCTGAGACGGGTCGAGGAACTGGGCAGTCTGGTGGGCACGGTGGAGAGCGAACTGCTCGTGGCCGCCATGAGCAATCTCCTGCCCGACGCCGAGTCCGAGGACGCGTCCTCGCTGGAGACGCGACCGTGA